The following are from one region of the Pseudonocardia sp. HH130630-07 genome:
- a CDS encoding transcriptional regulator: MADEPRVGDAPRTLAEKLNHLARPPGSTRALYLDEIVEGIEAVGGQVSRATLNTMMRGRNTNPRRSTIEALATYFKVSVSYLLDDPHPALTDSEHELLAKLRDPDLVALVSGISELRPETRRSLARIVDDLRQMQNSEQAHRSS, translated from the coding sequence GTGGCAGACGAGCCTCGCGTCGGCGACGCGCCGCGGACGCTGGCCGAGAAGCTGAACCACCTCGCCCGCCCGCCCGGTAGCACCCGTGCTCTCTACCTCGACGAGATCGTCGAGGGGATCGAAGCCGTGGGCGGGCAGGTCTCGCGCGCCACGCTGAACACGATGATGCGAGGACGCAACACCAACCCACGCCGAAGCACCATCGAAGCCCTGGCCACCTACTTCAAGGTTTCGGTCTCCTACCTGCTCGACGACCCGCATCCCGCCCTCACCGACAGCGAACACGAGCTGCTCGCGAAGTTGCGCGACCCCGACCTCGTCGCACTGGTCAGCGGCATCAGCGAGCTGCGCCCCGAGACCCGTCGGTCCCTCGCCCGGATCGTCGACGACCTGCGGCAGATGCAGAACAGCGAACAGGCTCACCGCTCCTCCTGA